The Echinicola rosea genome has a segment encoding these proteins:
- the gltB gene encoding glutamate synthase large subunit, which translates to MNEGLYRSQFEHDACGIGAVINVKGVKSHETISDALFMLSNMEHRGGRGSDPKTGDGAGVLIQVPHDFLKIVTHRAGFELPEEGSYGVGMTFFPKNKQLHKKSKALLNKILEEMDFELIGYRTVPVDETVPGSGALEVMPNIEQLFVRHKDGLVGAALERKIYVLRNYATKAINSTIPGVNMSFYFASFSSRTIIYKGQLRTDQVLPFYKDLQNNKITSALALVHSRFSTNTFPNWRLAQPFRYLSHNGEINTIRGNLNKMRSKEYLMKSSLFTEEELDKLMPVTNSTYSDSANLDAMVELLTLSGRSLPHVMMMLVPEAWQDNKAMNKAKKAFYKFHAALMEPWDGPAALLFTDGKSLGATLDRNGLRPLRYFTTSDDRLILSSEAGALPIREATVTEKGRISPGRMILADLEKGKVMFDEEVKAEVCENKPYDAWVRKERLKLRLMPTPKKLSQPYNTQNIKQRQSVFGFTTEDVNTILAPMGDTAYEPLGSMGADTPPAVLSKQSQHISNYFKQLFAQVSNPPIDPIRERLVMSLFTRLGESYNILEESSLHTRQIHISQPVLLNEDLEKIKHLESKGYRAKTLYAHFVADHKPGRMLEALDKLCQDAVDAINDDYNILIISDRNTYEGIAPIPSLLAVGAVHHHLVNTKMRTKAGLVVEAGDIKETHHFATVIGYGASAINPYLALESLVHLNETEQLSKVYEQEQLFENYQTAIGKGLLKVLSKMGISTLQSYQSAQIFEAVGLGPEVIERCFKGTISRISGVSFDELAEEVLTRHNAAYGYEGPRLETGGVYQWKRRGEKHLFNPETIHLLQKSTANNDYGLYKKFAEKINNQTKDALTIRGLFEFKKRISIPVEEVEPVESIMKRFATGAMSFGSISHEAHSTLAIAMNRIGGKSNSGEGGEDEIRFEVKENGDWERSAIKQVASGRFGVTSNYLTNAEELQIKMAQGAKPGEGGQLPGHKVDDWIGRVRHSTPGVGLISPPPHHDIYSIEDLAQLIYDLKNANRKARINVKLVSQAGVGTVAAGVAKAQSDVILISGADGGTGASPLSSIRHAGLPWELGLAEAHQTLVKNNLRSRVTLQTDGQVRTGRDLAIAAMLGAEEWGISTAALVVEGCIMMRKCHLNTCPVGIATQNPELRKLFTGNPDHVVNFFRFLAEDLREIMASLGFRTVNEMVGQSNVLKSTGHLNHWKWDKLDLSPIFHMVEVPEHVGIHKQIDQDFKLKKVLDRKLIKAALPALEQANSVKEKFQIKNIDRSVGAMLSNEISKIYGSPGLPDDTIHYKFNGSAGQSFGLFLAQGVTFELEGEANDYFGKGLSGGQLVIYPSRNANFKAEDNIIIGNVAFYGATSGNAYINGKGGERFCVRNSGVKTVVEGIGDHGCEYMTGGQVIILGEIGRNFAAGMSGGVAYLFKENVKQINQEMVDLDPLSEEDFAIIKKELELHHKYTNSSAAAKFIENWDTEKEKFIKVFPRDYKAVLQKRAEKQEEQSKTLV; encoded by the coding sequence ATGAATGAAGGATTATACCGTTCACAGTTTGAGCATGACGCCTGTGGGATTGGCGCCGTGATCAATGTGAAGGGCGTGAAAAGCCATGAGACGATCAGCGATGCGCTATTTATGCTGAGCAATATGGAGCACAGAGGAGGAAGAGGCAGTGATCCTAAGACCGGTGATGGAGCGGGCGTGTTGATACAAGTACCCCACGATTTTCTAAAGATAGTAACCCATCGTGCCGGCTTTGAGCTGCCTGAGGAAGGAAGCTATGGCGTAGGCATGACATTTTTCCCTAAAAACAAGCAGCTACATAAAAAGTCAAAAGCATTGCTCAACAAAATCCTTGAAGAAATGGATTTTGAGCTTATCGGTTACAGAACAGTGCCTGTAGATGAAACCGTTCCGGGTTCTGGTGCATTGGAAGTAATGCCGAATATCGAACAGCTATTTGTAAGGCATAAGGATGGGCTGGTAGGAGCAGCACTGGAGCGCAAGATTTATGTGTTGAGAAATTATGCTACCAAGGCCATTAACTCCACCATCCCGGGAGTAAACATGTCCTTTTATTTTGCCAGTTTCAGCTCCAGGACCATTATTTATAAAGGTCAGCTGAGAACGGACCAGGTGTTGCCTTTCTATAAGGATCTCCAAAATAATAAAATCACCTCCGCGTTGGCATTGGTTCACTCTAGGTTTTCTACCAATACCTTTCCTAACTGGAGGCTCGCACAGCCATTCCGGTACCTATCGCACAATGGTGAGATCAATACCATCCGCGGTAACCTGAACAAGATGCGCTCCAAGGAGTATTTGATGAAGTCTTCGTTGTTTACCGAGGAGGAGCTGGATAAGCTGATGCCAGTCACCAATTCCACCTATTCGGATTCAGCCAACTTGGATGCGATGGTAGAGCTGCTGACCTTGAGTGGCCGTTCTCTGCCACACGTGATGATGATGCTGGTACCGGAAGCATGGCAAGACAACAAAGCCATGAACAAGGCCAAAAAAGCATTCTACAAATTCCATGCAGCCTTGATGGAGCCTTGGGATGGTCCTGCGGCCCTCCTGTTTACCGATGGGAAGTCACTGGGCGCTACCCTTGACCGAAATGGACTGCGGCCGTTGCGCTACTTCACCACCAGTGATGATCGCTTGATCCTGTCTTCGGAGGCTGGTGCTTTGCCGATCCGTGAAGCTACCGTCACCGAAAAGGGACGTATCAGTCCGGGCAGGATGATCCTTGCGGACCTCGAAAAAGGAAAGGTGATGTTTGATGAAGAGGTGAAGGCGGAAGTTTGCGAAAATAAACCATACGATGCTTGGGTAAGAAAAGAGCGACTGAAGCTAAGGCTGATGCCTACGCCGAAAAAGCTCTCCCAGCCATACAATACACAAAACATCAAGCAGCGGCAGTCTGTATTTGGCTTTACCACCGAGGACGTAAACACGATCCTCGCGCCAATGGGAGATACCGCTTATGAGCCTTTGGGCTCCATGGGTGCCGATACGCCTCCTGCTGTGCTTTCCAAGCAGAGCCAGCACATATCCAACTACTTTAAGCAGCTATTTGCGCAGGTGAGTAACCCGCCGATCGACCCCATCAGGGAGCGACTGGTGATGTCACTCTTTACCAGATTGGGCGAGAGCTATAATATCCTTGAAGAAAGCTCGCTTCATACCCGCCAGATCCACATTTCGCAGCCTGTATTGCTAAATGAGGACCTGGAGAAAATCAAGCATCTGGAAAGCAAGGGCTACAGGGCCAAAACGCTTTATGCACACTTCGTGGCAGACCATAAGCCGGGAAGAATGTTGGAGGCCCTTGACAAGCTTTGCCAAGATGCCGTGGATGCCATCAACGATGACTATAACATCCTGATCATATCTGATAGAAACACTTATGAAGGCATTGCTCCGATACCTTCCCTGCTGGCTGTGGGTGCTGTGCACCACCACTTGGTCAATACCAAGATGAGGACCAAAGCCGGTCTGGTTGTCGAAGCTGGTGATATCAAAGAAACTCATCACTTTGCGACAGTGATCGGTTATGGCGCGAGTGCCATTAACCCATATCTGGCCCTGGAATCGCTGGTGCACCTGAATGAAACCGAACAGCTTTCCAAAGTTTACGAGCAGGAACAACTCTTCGAAAATTACCAAACGGCCATTGGCAAGGGCTTGCTAAAAGTACTCTCCAAAATGGGTATCAGTACACTGCAATCTTACCAAAGTGCCCAGATTTTCGAAGCCGTAGGGTTGGGACCAGAGGTAATCGAAAGATGCTTTAAAGGAACCATTAGCCGCATCAGTGGGGTTTCCTTTGACGAGCTTGCCGAGGAAGTGCTTACCCGTCACAATGCCGCATATGGCTATGAGGGACCGAGACTGGAAACAGGTGGTGTTTACCAATGGAAGCGAAGAGGTGAGAAACACCTTTTCAATCCAGAAACCATCCACTTGCTCCAAAAATCCACGGCCAATAATGACTACGGACTTTATAAGAAGTTTGCCGAAAAGATAAATAATCAAACCAAGGATGCCCTGACCATCAGGGGATTATTTGAGTTTAAGAAGCGGATATCCATTCCAGTGGAGGAAGTAGAACCTGTAGAAAGCATCATGAAGCGCTTTGCGACCGGAGCGATGTCTTTTGGTTCGATCTCGCACGAAGCCCACTCGACCTTGGCCATTGCCATGAACAGAATCGGTGGTAAGTCCAACAGTGGAGAGGGTGGTGAAGACGAAATCCGTTTTGAGGTAAAAGAAAATGGCGATTGGGAACGCTCAGCGATCAAGCAGGTAGCTTCGGGTAGATTTGGTGTAACCAGTAACTACCTGACCAATGCCGAGGAACTACAGATCAAAATGGCCCAAGGAGCCAAGCCTGGCGAAGGCGGACAGCTACCCGGCCATAAAGTGGACGACTGGATCGGCCGTGTAAGGCACTCCACTCCTGGGGTAGGCCTTATCTCCCCTCCACCGCACCACGATATTTACTCTATTGAGGATTTGGCGCAGCTTATTTATGACCTGAAAAATGCCAACAGAAAGGCTCGTATCAATGTGAAGCTTGTTTCCCAAGCAGGCGTGGGCACCGTAGCCGCAGGTGTGGCCAAAGCCCAATCTGATGTCATCCTGATTTCAGGTGCTGACGGTGGTACAGGAGCGTCTCCGTTGAGTTCGATCAGGCACGCTGGTCTTCCTTGGGAACTTGGCCTGGCAGAAGCACACCAAACATTGGTAAAAAATAACCTTCGAAGCCGTGTGACCCTTCAGACGGATGGTCAGGTGAGAACAGGTCGTGACTTGGCCATAGCCGCCATGCTCGGTGCTGAAGAGTGGGGCATCTCCACTGCTGCACTGGTGGTAGAAGGCTGTATCATGATGAGAAAATGCCATCTGAACACCTGCCCAGTGGGTATTGCGACGCAAAACCCTGAGCTGAGAAAGCTCTTTACCGGTAACCCTGACCACGTAGTGAACTTCTTCAGATTCCTTGCGGAGGACTTGAGAGAAATCATGGCATCGCTTGGATTCAGAACGGTCAATGAGATGGTAGGCCAGTCCAATGTTCTGAAGTCCACCGGCCACCTGAATCACTGGAAGTGGGATAAGCTTGACCTAAGCCCAATATTCCACATGGTGGAAGTTCCGGAGCACGTAGGGATCCACAAGCAGATCGACCAGGATTTCAAATTGAAAAAAGTACTGGACAGAAAACTGATCAAAGCGGCACTTCCTGCATTGGAACAAGCCAATTCGGTAAAAGAAAAATTCCAGATCAAAAATATCGACCGCTCGGTAGGCGCCATGCTCTCCAATGAGATCTCCAAGATCTACGGAAGCCCTGGCTTGCCGGACGATACCATCCACTATAAGTTCAACGGTTCTGCAGGACAGAGCTTCGGACTGTTCCTGGCCCAAGGGGTAACCTTTGAGCTGGAAGGCGAAGCCAATGACTACTTCGGAAAAGGACTTTCCGGCGGTCAATTGGTCATCTACCCTAGCCGTAATGCCAACTTCAAGGCAGAAGACAACATCATCATCGGTAATGTGGCCTTCTATGGTGCCACTTCCGGAAATGCCTACATCAACGGTAAAGGTGGAGAACGTTTCTGTGTAAGAAACTCTGGTGTCAAAACAGTGGTCGAAGGAATCGGAGATCACGGTTGTGAGTACATGACCGGTGGCCAAGTCATCATCCTTGGCGAAATCGGAAGAAACTTCGCAGCAGGTATGAGTGGCGGTGTGGCTTACTTATTCAAGGAAAATGTGAAACAGATCAACCAAGAAATGGTCGATCTTGATCCACTTTCTGAGGAAGATTTTGCGATCATCAAGAAGGAACTTGAACTTCATCACAAGTACACCAATAGTAGTGCTGCAGCAAAATTCATTGAAAACTGGGACACTGAGAAGGAGAAATTCATCAAGGTATTCCCTAGGGATTACAAAGCTGTACTACAAAAGAGAGCTGAAAAACAAGAAGAACAATCAAAAACGTTAGTGTAA